A window from Salmo trutta chromosome 29, fSalTru1.1, whole genome shotgun sequence encodes these proteins:
- the LOC115167490 gene encoding uncharacterized protein LOC115167490: MEFQWCLSVIWFLSCLPSSCLPSSCLPSSCLPSRHGNAVPLLECPVFNGESLFIKMPIYQCPESEISLRTQKKGSVFKYDKEEDTCTVDPRYQDRIQMKNDSNGRVIEFRNVTEEDMNIMYVIYASNTPLQRFLITSSTVSLTTTAAPHPSTATPGPSEVRSRTGLVVPVILVLCMGLVLLCVKIHKNSETKHLDMEAEQQNVENERCLRLYVPGRLLSPQDGAAPLSREGLPAPRPPSVDNSTVSSVTSSTTRIPWFFSGPPPAGFPV; the protein is encoded by the exons ATGGAATTCCAATG GTGTTTGAGTGTTATCTGGTTCCTGTCCTGCCTGCCTTCCAGCTGCCTGCCTTCCAGCTGCCTGCCTTCCAGCTGCCTGCCTTCCAGACACGGGAACGCAG TGCCCTTATTGGAATGTCCGGTATTCAATGGGGAGTCATTATTCATAAAAATGCCTATTTACCAGTGTCCTGAATCTGAGATCAGTTTACGTACCCAGAAAAAAGGCAGTGTGTTCAAGTATGACAAGGAGGAGGACACGTGTACTGTGGATCCACGTTATCAGGACAGGATCCAGATGAAGAATGACTCCAACGGCCGTGTTATTGAATTTCGAAATGTAACCGAAGAAGATATGAATATAATGTATGTGATCTATGCTTCGAATACACCCCTTCAGAGATTTCTAATTACAA gtagcACTGTGAGTCTGACCACCACAGCAGCCCCACATCCATCTACAGCCACACCAG GTCCATCTGAGGTACGTAGTCGTACTGGTTTAGTAGTACCAGTAATTCTGGTACTATGTATGGGACTTGTACTACTATGTGTCAAGATTCATAAAAACAGTGAAACGAAGCACCTGGACATGGAAGCAGAACAGCAGAACGTTGAAAATGAACGCTGTCTTCGTCTCTACGTGCCTGGCAGACTTCTCAGCCctcaagacggagctgctcctctttccagggaaggcctgcccgctccaagacctccatcagttgacaactccacggt TtcatctgtcacatcaagcacaacccgcatcccctggttcttctccggGCCTCCACCGGCcggcttccctgtgtag